In Myotis daubentonii chromosome 11, mMyoDau2.1, whole genome shotgun sequence, the genomic window CCGTCGCTGGGCCCACTGCTCTGCGGCTGGGACGTGAGGGCAAGGACGTGGGCGGCAGGGACGGGGGCTGGGCCACCTGCCTCCGCCAGCGTCCCAGTGTCCGGCTGTGGCCGGGGCTGGTAAACTAGTTGTGATGAACTCTATTTGGCCTCAGGGCAAATCTTCCAACATTTAATTTTGGGCCCTTAAATTGATGCTGTTTCTTTCCataaagatatacatatatgGTCGCCTGGGAATTCagtgtctctgcctctccctaTCCTGGCAGCACAAAGTCTCTCTCACACGCGGGAAAGGACCCCACGCGGGCAGGTGGGGCGATGGAGACCTCAGGCCCGCGACGCACCAACGTTGGCCGCTTTGTCCAAACTCTGGACCTGCGCTTGAAGAGAGTTTCACGTAAGTGGAAGAAATTCCTTGACACTGAAGttcctggtctgtgtgtgtgtgtgtgtgtgtaatatatattttttttatttcagagaggaagggagagggagagagagagagagagagagaaacctcaatgatgagagagaatcatggatcggctgcctcctgcacgccccacactggggatcgagcccgcaacccaggcctgtgccctgaccaggaatcaaactgtgacctcctggttcataggtcgaggcttaaccactgagccatggcagctGGGCTACAtttgacatctatatatataaaaggctaaaatgctaaGAGTCCGACTgtccgaccggtcactatgacgcgcactgaccaccagggggcagacactgaacgcaggagctgctgtgatgcgcactggccacttacagagaaacggcaccgcgggcctggcgcccacaaagcaaccctcagcttcccccaagtgggacacaggctccgcccccaccccagagtgacagcccaccaatcGCAGCTGACGCTGCCGTGACCCCgtggcgcaaaatgcggcccacagcccagccttaaACGGTCATTGTAggcactgggtaatgacgtcacatagcaacacccggcttcctctccctagcgactagcctccttgcagtttcttcagcccaggaacaggacttgctttatagccaggtggaaacattttacactttaaccaaatgaaggcttttcccgtgcctcatctcacgtaatcctcacaaaagtcctggagtaggtagataagagACTTGGTGGaatattaagatatttcttctaattaatttcctttcaatgtgctcgaattcgtgcaccgggccaccagttttcaaataaaaagtgaCTCTTTAAAGATGTTTGGGGAGGCGATTGCTGAACTGTTCACCTCTCGTAATGTTCTCTCTCAGGGGCTCGCTGCTCCCGTCAAGAATGAACCGACCCCCGGGGTCCCTCCCGCTCACCCCCTAGGGTCCGAGTCCTCCTGCCCTTGAACCTGCAGAGAAGGGTGTGCGGCCTTCATCGCCCGGACCCCTGGGCAGCCTCCTAAGGTACAAGCAGCCTGTTCCTCTCAGAGAAGGTGGAGGTGCTGAGTGGGCGCAGGGACGGGAAAGGGCAGACACGTGTGCGCTCCCGTGGGCGCTTTCGGGCGGGCGGCTGGCGAAGACGCGTCTTCCTCCTGGGCCCTCCCGGCAGCCCTCCCTGCGCGGCCCAGGACGCTGAGGCCACGCGGCCACCGGCGCGGCCCCTCCCGCAGCGCGTCTCACCGTGTGCGCTCTCCCCGCAGGATGTGAAGCGAGCGGCCGGCAGCCTGGCCCCTGCGTGCCCCCCGGTCGGTCGCTAGGATGTTCCTCATGAACGCGCCGCCCGTGCTCCCTCTCCAGTCCGCGTGGGAGGCCTGCAGGCCGCCGGGGAGCTGCAGGTTCCCGGGCCGCCTCTCGGAGCCGGAGGGCGCGGCCGGTGCAGCGGTGAGCGCCCGGGTGCAGATGCTCATCAGCTCGCTTCGGGGCGACCGGACAGCGCGGGGCCGGAGCCAGGAGCGCGCCCTGCACCGGGGCCACCGGGGCCGCCACGCCCAGCCGGCCGCCGCCCCCGCCTGCGGTCTCGTTGCTCATTTTGACcccgagaggaaggaggaggcctCGGACCCCGGCCCCTCGGGGCGGGACTCAGACAGTGACGATTCCGTGGACCGGGGCATTGAGGAGGCCATCCAGGAGTACCTGAAGGCCAAGAGCGGGGCCGCCCAGCCCGCGGCCGCCGACCAGGACCCTCGGTGCACGCCGGAGCCTCCTCCGAACAGTACCCCGACTACCCTGTGTCCCCCAAAGCGGGCCCCTGGCTCAGGAGGCATCCCTGGTGGCCGCATGGGAGCCGGTGACCACGTGGGAGCCGGTGGCTGTGTGGGAGCCGGTGGCCGCGTGGGGGCCGGTGGCCGCGTGGGAACTGGCCAGGCCCCGGGCTCCGCCTCCCCGGGCAGCGTCAGCAGCGAGGACTCCTTTGAGCAGAGCATCCGGGCGGAAATCGAGCAGTTCCTGAGCGAGAAGAGACAGCACGAGACCCCACAAGGTGACAGGCCTGCGGACAGAAAGCCCGACCCTGGCGACAGCCTGGCCACACCCGCCCTCAGGTCCAGCAGAGAGCCGGTGGGCAAGGCGTCCCGGCAGGACGCGGCGGGAGCGTGTAAGGAGTCTGTTTTCCAGAACCCTCCCCGGTGGGCCCCGGCCGCCGCGCAACCCAGGAGCCTCAGGTCCAAGGTCACCGCCGAGCCGGAGAGCGTGGGCGGCCCGAAGCCCGCACCCCCCAGGCCGGCCGCCCCCTGCCCCACGGCGGACGCCCAGGGGAAGGGCCGGCTCCGGAGGAACCTGGGCGCCGGGCGGAGGGGACAGGGCGTCAGGAGCGCGGGCCCGGCCCCCGTGCGCGCGGCCGACTCCAGCAGCGACGATGGTATTGAGGAGGCCATCCAGCGGTACCAGCGAGCGAAGAGGAGGGAGGCGAGCGGGGACCTGCCCCCGAAAGCCCCGGCCGGGGAGCAGCAGCCCGGCCCTCCCGCCCACGGCGCCGGCCACGCCACAAAAAGTGCCTTGCCCTTCACCCCCAGGAAAGCGCCAGGCAAGAGGAAGCCAGTGGCCTCGAAGGCTGTGGACCTGGGCCCGGGCGGGCTTGACCCCGACCCTCCGTCCGAGCCACCAAAGGAACCCCAAGCCCCCGCCGCCCCGGGGGGCACAGCGGCCAGGAGCCGGTCTGCGGACGGGGCCTCGTGCCGCGCGGACACCTCCGCCGAGCTGATGTGCGCCGAGGCGATCCTGGACATCTCCAAAGCCATCCTGCCGGCcccgggggagggcggggacgGACCCccggccgccagcccgctccctTGTCCCTCCCGTGTGCCTTCCCGCTCGGACGGCGACAGCAGCTCCGTGGACAGTGACGACAGCATAGAGCAGGAGATCCGGAACTTTCTGGCGCTGAAGGCCCAGTCGGGGACTCTGCCGGCCAGAGCGGACACCTGCCCGCCGTCCGCACAgagccccccgccgccgccgggccCCCGCGGGCAGGCTGGCGGCCCCAAGGCCCCCGTCTCTCGGACACCGGAGCCTCCGCTGAGCTGCAGGAGGAAACGCAGGGGCGGCGGTGGCGCCGTGCGGTCGTCCACACCCAAGAAAGCGAGAGAGGCGGTGCAGGAGGGCGCCCCGGACCCTGGCCCCGGCGAGGCCCCTGGCAGGGACAGCGAggccagggggcagcgcccccccTGCAGGACGGCCGGGCTGGGGGGTGAGCACGGAGCCACGGACGCGAGGGGCGGGGTGTCGCCGGGCCCCGGGAAGGTGGCCGAGGCCCGCAGTGTGGACGGGAAGGAGAGCTCTGAGGACAAGAGCAGCTCGCTGGACAGCGACGAGGACCTGGACTCGGCCATCAAAGACCTGCTGCGGTCCAAGCGGCGGCTCCGGAGGCGCGGGAGGGACCCCCGAGCCGGGGGCCGGAAGAAGGTCCGGTTCGGCAGCACCGAGGCGCGGGCCCCGGGTCCGCGGGCCGGCCCCCAGAGAGGCGGCCAGGACAGGAGCCCGCCCGTGGTGCTGAAGAGCTGCCTCTCCAGGTCCAAAAGGGGACCGTCCCGCGGCTTCTGCAGCCCCACGGAGGGCGCCGGGCCCGCGGACCCGCCCCAGGCCCTACCGTCAGCGCAGAGTCCTTTCCCCGGCGAGGCCgaggcccgcccccgcccccgccacggCCCGGCCGCCAGCCCCGGCCTCCGGTCTGATGACAGCAGCTCCGTGGACAGTGACGACAGCATCGAGCTGGAGATCCGGAAGTTTCTGGCCGAAAAGGCCAAGGAGACGGAGAGCGGCTCAGAAACTCCAGGAGCGGGCCCGGGGAGCGGGCCCAGGCCAGAGCCGCTGTGCCGGAAGGGGGCGGCCCCGGCCCTGACCCTGCAGCCGGGCGTGTGCACCCGGAGCCAGAGGGgcagggggggccctcagcccacaTCGGGGCCCCGGGGCGGGCCCCGCACGGACCCCGCCTGCCTCCCCGCTGCTCCGCCCAGAAGCCAGCCGGCGCCTCCCCGGGGCAGCAGTGGGACGCTCTCGGCCAGGGGGTCCCCCGCGGGCAAGAGAAGCCTTCACCCTCCCAGAGACCAGGGCCCGCGAGGGGCATCCGGGACGGCAGAGGCAGATACCCGGGCACGAAGTCCCGGCGGGGCCTTGCCCGCGGCCTCTCAGAGCCGGAGCGCACCGACCCGGAGCCCGGGAGCCGACAGGGAGGGGGCGCCCCAGGCCGGCCTCACCCTCCCGTGGGGCGACTTTGCCCACCAGACAGCACTGCAGAGCACGTGGGCGCTGAGCTCAGGAGGCAGGGGCGTGGCGTGGAAGGGGGGCCTGGGGAGCGAGAAGGAGAGGGTGCCGGAGGGCCAGGCCCGGGGCCCCGCCGGCCCCACCACGGACCCCAGGAAGGGCCTGCCCTTCGCGGGCTTCTCCCCGCTGCTCCCCGCGCAGCTGTTCCACTTCGGGAGCAGCGCGTCCTGGGGGGCCCCGGCCGCCGGGCTCTTCAGCCCCGGGCTGAGCCTGCCGCTGCAGGGCCCCGCCTTCTCGGCCTTCAGGGAGGCCCCCGCTGGCCACGCGGGCCGGTTCGGACGCTCCCGCCTGCTCGGCAAGGAGGCCCGGCCCTGGCCCCGGAGGAGGGCGATCGGCTCGCGCGGCGGCGGCTGCGGCAGGAACTCGGGCTCCGACGAGGACGTGTTAGGCCTGCGGTATGGACGGCGGGTGGACGGAGACGAGGACCAGGCGGCCTGGGGCAGCGACACCAGCGAGCTGAGCGACACCTCCGTGGAGGACAGCAGCCCCGCGGCCAAGGGCACGATCCTCCAGCTGTGAGCAGGCGTCCTGGCGCCCGCGCGTCTGGGCCGTGCGTGGACGTGCGTGTAGAGGGACCCTGGGTAGGGGGACGGGCCGCTGGGGCCGCCCTGTACATATATGTACGCTAACGGGCAGCGGTGCCCTTATTTAACACGTGTGTCCTGGTAAATACGATTTTTGTAGCTTCTTTTGTAAATTATTTAAGTGCTGTAAAAACTATTTTTGGAAACGAGAGCTGTTGGGTTTTGTAGGGCGTCCCCGGCGGCGGTCCCGTCGCTTCCCCAGCTCGCCCTCGGTCCGCCCGCCACGGGCCAGTGCCCATGACTCCGAGCTGGCACTCGGGTGACTGCTGTGGAAACGTCCGCTGTGCCTGGGGGGCAGCGATCGCACCCCCCGGAGCACCCTCTGAGCCCTGAGGTCTCCGTCCGGAGGTTCCTGGACATCGCCGGTTAGCGGGAACCCTGGGCCGGAGGCTGACACGTCCCCTGAGCACCGCGGCCGCAGCCTCCGACCAACACCCACAAAGCACAGATGCCAGCGAGGACCCCGCCGCCCGGGGCCTGTGCTGTCTCCCATCCAGTGCTGTTCCGTGGCCACAGGCAGCAGCTCAATAAAGCGCCCTGTGCACGGAGCCTCTGCCCCCATTCTCAGTCTGGGCCCTGCACATGGCAGGCAGCCCGTGCGCTTCTGTGTCCATGTCCAGAGCATGATGAGGTCTCAGGTGCCCGGCCGGCCACGGCCCAGTGGCTGGGCATTGaatcatgaaccaggaggtcagggttcgattcccgtcagggcacaggcccaggctgtgggctccatccccagtggggagcgtgcaggaggaggcagccgatccatgattctctctcatcattgatgtttctctctctctctccctctcacttctctctgaagtcaaatttcttaaagacacattttttaaaaacaacaaaggtATTGTCACCTTGACCTCCCGCCCCCCAGAGTTCATTGAAGGGGCCGTTAGAGGGTGAAGCAGGGCAAATCCCGCCCTCCCGGCCTGCACCCCACAGGCAGGCTgccgggaggggctgggggcgagGTCTGCAGACCCTCGAGGTGCTGGCCACTCCGGTGCTGTTTTCACGTTGACATATGTCACAATATATTCGAAACCTCTTATCCTGATCGACTATAATTAACAGACAAACGGCCACTGAAGACAAACGCAGAAGCAGAGATGGAAATAAGCTTTCAGAGGAAGGAGTTACTGGTTTTAAGCAAACTCGGCAGCTAAATGACGTGACAGCAAAGTGCCACGGGGTTTGCtctctgaggggaggggagagggggggagatgAAGGAGCTGGGGGGCGGAGCGCGGTTTCCAGGAGCCGTGGGCACCCCATCCAGCGCCCTGTGGGGCGGCTGCTGTCGCCCCCTGTTCCGGTCACCCCCCATGTTCCGATCGCCTTGTCTGTAGTTGTTCTGGTTGGGAAGGAACTCAGTACACGGTCCGAAGGGAAGTTTCGTTTCTCCTGGGCCGGCCGCGCTGTGCGATCACCCACACGGGCAGGCGAGATCTGGGGGCATCCAGCTCGCCCTGTGGGTCTAACTCTTTCCCCTCAGGACACAGATTCCCGTGTGAAAAGAGGCTAAAGAGATAAAAGGTTCCGGGACCTTTCGTGGCTGGAGCCCCTCTGACTTGTGTGAATTTGCAGGAAGTTAGGGCCAGGAGGTGGAGCAGACGCTGGGGCCtcgcccctcccagcacccccccAAGGCGGACCCTAACCTTCCCATCGGAAACGGGAAAGGGCAGGAGTAAGACTTGCCCCAGGTGAGGgactcagaggaggggacagCACAGCGGCAAAGCCCTTTGCAAACCGCAGGCGGCAGGTGAACGGGGAGGAACAGGCCGGTGGCGCCCGGACGCGGACGCGGAGCCAGAGCTGCAGACAGCGACCGGGTGTGGGGAAGACGCGTGTGCACAGAGGTGTTTCCCTCCTTCAGACACCCCCTCCGCTTAGAATAGACACAGTGCAGCGCAGTGATGGCAAAccggtgacacgcgtgtcagaggtgacacgcgaactcatttttttggttgatttttctttgttaaatggcatttaaatatataaaataaataccaaaaatagaagtctttgtttgactatggttgcaaatataaaaaagtttctatatgtgacacggcaccagagtgaagttacggtttttcaaaatgctgacacgccgagctcagaaggttcgccatcactggcctagcgcCGCCTCATCGGTAGCGGCTGTTAGAAATGGCGGTCATTGGCCACGATCAACTACGGCCCTTCGGTGCCCACCGTGCCAGCCCTCGGTGACGCCG contains:
- the PPP1R26 gene encoding protein phosphatase 1 regulatory subunit 26 — protein: MFLMNAPPVLPLQSAWEACRPPGSCRFPGRLSEPEGAAGAAVSARVQMLISSLRGDRTARGRSQERALHRGHRGRHAQPAAAPACGLVAHFDPERKEEASDPGPSGRDSDSDDSVDRGIEEAIQEYLKAKSGAAQPAAADQDPRCTPEPPPNSTPTTLCPPKRAPGSGGIPGGRMGAGDHVGAGGCVGAGGRVGAGGRVGTGQAPGSASPGSVSSEDSFEQSIRAEIEQFLSEKRQHETPQGDRPADRKPDPGDSLATPALRSSREPVGKASRQDAAGACKESVFQNPPRWAPAAAQPRSLRSKVTAEPESVGGPKPAPPRPAAPCPTADAQGKGRLRRNLGAGRRGQGVRSAGPAPVRAADSSSDDGIEEAIQRYQRAKRREASGDLPPKAPAGEQQPGPPAHGAGHATKSALPFTPRKAPGKRKPVASKAVDLGPGGLDPDPPSEPPKEPQAPAAPGGTAARSRSADGASCRADTSAELMCAEAILDISKAILPAPGEGGDGPPAASPLPCPSRVPSRSDGDSSSVDSDDSIEQEIRNFLALKAQSGTLPARADTCPPSAQSPPPPPGPRGQAGGPKAPVSRTPEPPLSCRRKRRGGGGAVRSSTPKKAREAVQEGAPDPGPGEAPGRDSEARGQRPPCRTAGLGGEHGATDARGGVSPGPGKVAEARSVDGKESSEDKSSSLDSDEDLDSAIKDLLRSKRRLRRRGRDPRAGGRKKVRFGSTEARAPGPRAGPQRGGQDRSPPVVLKSCLSRSKRGPSRGFCSPTEGAGPADPPQALPSAQSPFPGEAEARPRPRHGPAASPGLRSDDSSSVDSDDSIELEIRKFLAEKAKETESGSETPGAGPGSGPRPEPLCRKGAAPALTLQPGVCTRSQRGRGGPQPTSGPRGGPRTDPACLPAAPPRSQPAPPRGSSGTLSARGSPAGKRSLHPPRDQGPRGASGTAEADTRARSPGGALPAASQSRSAPTRSPGADREGAPQAGLTLPWGDFAHQTALQSTWALSSGGRGVAWKGGLGSEKERVPEGQARGPAGPTTDPRKGLPFAGFSPLLPAQLFHFGSSASWGAPAAGLFSPGLSLPLQGPAFSAFREAPAGHAGRFGRSRLLGKEARPWPRRRAIGSRGGGCGRNSGSDEDVLGLRYGRRVDGDEDQAAWGSDTSELSDTSVEDSSPAAKGTILQL